A single window of Nematostella vectensis chromosome 4, jaNemVect1.1, whole genome shotgun sequence DNA harbors:
- the LOC116618639 gene encoding nucleoprotein TPR isoform X2, giving the protein MAATMDTAHESDLQSFLSLHLSVPKVSVDEIASSSDEAAQFLVKVKDYVQEQAKLQAKWRTDMTGLRRARVNAEQQFSQIEKQLITCNTKLDTEMKQHVRAKTELEETKTALIEKQKRLQEVEGIKEDAFTNYTRVSKINEQLEADKLELLSTLERKNNEIQNLNVEWNTMSEKLSAANIAKCKAEAALDDIESQGTSFKIREKRMDQEKVLLQKQNESLSAELKAKTEELATIRKEKSGQVLQLRSQLETSNEELKSLKEFQEDLKATNGELEKKVKSFMERLRESRDQLAKSEEHFKNELASQSRLADLYKDESEESKKRAKEMQTAMDELQKLLKEAVDARLATEARIQEMEFSHVEVVKDLESKVHALETELNNANDLLEAARQRGAAPMSEEMLSTLSPTAAATSSLLKSGMTLTEIYSQYVEVSDALQREKLENTRLNNYMDQILKEIEEKAPLLQQQKIDYERALHSVDGLTRRLDAARMENEKLLVSSEDARKMSNHLRRENERLKTSITDLSQQVQVLLKECEEARGGLVSTTEESVAEVSSSSQVISKHLVTFKTIEELQQQNQKLLAVVRELSEEKEKKEMEGTEHKLAELKSQLEISLKEVEHMKDARARQMTMVESVVRQRDMYRVLLANTGQSPIPLSGLDDASLIPTPSTPDKSMAAMEETREALKQMQKHFTDFRAEKKQEEANMRSRYEDLQSENTRLLGEKAMLKSQLEFSEEKYKMLQSNAEGFKKEANAASDKAHKLNLANAKIQLTIDGLQHNLIEAKEKLVKIEETCETLQAEKDMLRNSEMMLMQENKTLLQQHKDQSSLLVNLQSLQNKLERSEFETRTRLEGQVEALQKESNLAKRQLEMDNTHHKNLIKTLENRVQELQTQIDTESRSNQQARDMLVRNTKEMERLEFKNTEVKAQLEAAEKRVHELLSKEPNSDQDIDKMRKETEEKFKTDLQDTELKLKDAEAKIKDLETQLEQAKLHAEQFKSMSGANDEALREVNKSTEEFKSNMESQVRAAKEQASFLQGQVQGLEINNSNLTVENSKLKRESERQIKELQEILGTLRKELDEAHNQARSACANELVAMEELREQTKIASECQEKYERELMLHAKDVQALSDAKEELAGHNDRLTEAVDRAVSAEQKLQTLQNAVDGQRKEHEKAIEKLQSRCADLVDQNSNLHKQLERLVNQMASSKKTSLSTSDMPASSADDSSEASKGIEDLWEIVRFSRRELEIAETKCELAQTESLRYQQRSEFLEKQLKTAQASLQEEASQADIDAQSTTLELAEANKILNDEKQKLEQEMKAMEGKIKKMDAELQSVKDANRNLTSSKDSMLAEKNAMKSEIMRWSTKTNQLMEQYRNVDPDEYKRMTEEKKQFQQHVASLKSESQRSKTLLENVRNELTKTKAELTKVQAELLNVKNDQQKAQSQMEAIKSQSTSVEGKNQAEVDALKKSLEEKTEEMNEKIKTLNQVKRIARRYKTQFDEQSKEFNEVKKKLEDLRKAPPTPSQPASAPADTAGPAAEGSDASPYQTKIKELEEQVKLLQSEVQGHEEQVSTLKKAEDQSKAQVKEKEEKSKKVLIQAREKIQQLTALKDKLSAENEDLRKMAKAASEAKESLSQRSSELEMRLSVLQSQYESRLAKIEKELTEAKAEKEMTEKSKAELEELQQKEKAEMEQLQQKLQQQQKQIQQQIQQQQMRLTSLTTTTSSTTRPQGDTAGPDNSQQPEIAAVIATPISSVPPTATIKPTTTPTSIKPSAAKTASIRPMAIPQHITPTATVLPTVTSTAQDTPTSTTAIVHPRGQAYAVSTVAASSQVSVQPVMSTPEIVVGGSIETLTAEAESEGGAGGQDSPAEQETITVPSTSSGKRQREEEQESERTSTQVLEKEPTSKKLKTTEAVETEAGAEAGQWEVPEMEMNAAVGRESPEVVLIESDDGEDDEEVDEEMDDEEGEEMMEDEDEEADKGDEEEEEEGDVEEEEDEEEDEIEEEDYDEDIGDDDDLEEEAEEVAERKAPAVVDVVEVIDEDECVEEEETQPTVEDEEEEKEEEVAGLEEEEGTSGEVPGEAVEQEVAGIMEDASNSQQAEVSRENVSVSPAIRGLTPTISSSSQFASQQEEPATSGRLSASDRSGRLRSHLAPFSFPPGQSAPGPFDEADDCTVPSTPTLFVPKRTDGFAEAIRYGQCFSYPNAPTVLLKL; this is encoded by the exons atggcggccaccaTGGACACAGCACATGAATCTGATTTACAATCGTTTCTCTCACTCCATCTATCTGTACCCAAGGTATCAGTCGATGAAATAGCTAGCTCAAGCGATGAAGCTGCTCAGTTTCTTGTTAAAGTCAAGGATTATGTTCAAGAACAAGCAAAGTTGCAAGCGAAATGGCGAACTGACATGACAGGTCTGCGACGTGCACGTGTAAACGCAG aacAACAATTCAGCCAAATAGAGAAACAGCTAATAACATGTAACACCAAGCTAGACACAGAAATGAAGCAGCATGTTCGGGCAAAGACAGAACTAGAAGAAACAA AGACTGCACTTATTGAAAAGCAGAAACGATTACAGGAAGTTGAAGGGATAAAAGAAGATGCATTTACTAACTAT ACCCGTGTCTCCAAAATTAATGAACAGCTTGAAGCTGATAAGCTTGAGCTTCTCTCAACATTGGAAAGAAAGAATAATGAAATACAGAATCTCAATG TGGAATGGAACACAATGTCTGAGAAGCTGTCTGCAGCAAACATAGCCAAGTGCAAAGCAGAG GCGGCATTGGATGACATTGAAAGCCAAGGGACATCTTTCAAG ATACGAGAGAAACGGATGGATCAAGAAAAAGTATTACTGCAAAAACAGAATGAATCATTGAGTGCAGAATTGAAAGCAAAGACAGAGGAGCTGGCTActataagaaaagaaaag TCAGGACAAGTTCTACAGTTAAGGAGCCAATTGGAAACAAGCAATGAGGAG CTCAAAAGCTTGAAGGAATTCCAAGAGGATCTGAAGGCAACTAATGGAGAATTGGAGAAAAAAGTCAAATCATTTATGGAAAGGCTGAGAGAG TCGCGTGACCAGCTTGCAAAATCAGAAGAGCACTTTAAGAATGAACTTGCCTCGCAGTCCAGACTTGCCGACCTGTACAAG GATGAGTCAGAAGAAAGCAAAAAGAGGGCAAAGGAAATGCAGACAGCCATGGACGAACTTCAGAAACTATTGAAGGAAGCAGTTGATG CTCGTCTTGCAACAGAAGCAAGGATTCAGGAGATGGAATTCTCACATGTAGAGGTGGTCAAGGATTTAG AGTCTAAAGTTCATGCTCTAGAGACGGAGCTAAACAATGCAAATGACCTGTTGGAGGCTGCCCGTCAGAGAGGGGCCGCGCCCATGTCGGAAGAAATGCTGAGTACACTGTCACCGACTGCAGCTGCTACAAGCTCTTTGTTGAAATCAGGAATGACCCTAACAGAG ATATATTCTCAGTATGTGGAAGTGTCTGATGCTCTTCAGCGAGAGAAACTTGAAAATACCCGCCTGAACAACTACATGGATCAAATACTCAAG GAAATTGAGGAGAAAGCCCCTCTGCTTCAGCAACAAAAAATAGATTATGAGAGAGCTCTACACAGTGTTGATGGGCTAACAAGGAGACTGGATGCTGCTAGAATG GAAAATGAAAAGTTGTTGGTGAGTTCGGAAGATGCACGCAAGATGAGCAACCACCTCAGGAGAGAAAATGAGCGACTCAAGACCAGCATTACAGATCTCAGTCAACAG GTCCAGGTGTTATTGAAGGAATGTGAGGAGGCTAGAGGAGGGTTGGTAAGCACCACAGAGGAATCTGTTGCAGAGGTATCAAGTTCGTCTCAAGTCATCTCTAAACATCTTGTGACCTTCAAAACCATAGAAGAATTACAGCAACAGAATCAGAAGCTGCTGGCTGTTGTCCGTGAACTGAGTGAAGAGAAAGAGAAGAAAGAGATGGAAGGCACAGAACACAA gcTAGCAGAACTTAAATCACAGCTTGAGATTTCACTAAAAGAGGTGGAGCACATGAAAGATGCAAGGGCAAGACAAATGACCATG GTTGAGTCTGTTGTTCGCCAGCGAGATATGTATAGGGTTCTCCTTGCAAACACTGGGCAGTCACCA ATACCATTATCTGGCCTGGATGACGCATCACTCATTCCAACCCCTAGTACTCCGGACAAGTCCATGGCTGCAATGGAGGAAACACGAGAAGCTCTCAAACAAATGCAGAAGCATTTTACTGATTTCCGAGCTGAGAAAAAGCAGGAGGAAGC AAATATGAGGAGCAGATATGAAGATCTTCAGTCAGAGAACACTCGTCTTTTGGGAGAGAAAGCAATGCTGAAATCCCAG CTGGAGTTTTCTGAAGAGAAGTATAAAATGCTACAATCCAATGCtgagggtttcaagaaagaagCAAATGCAGCCAGCGACAAGGCACATAAACTCAACCTGGCAAATGCCAAGATTCAATTGACGATAGATGGTCTACAGCACAATCTCATTGAAGCCAAAGAGAAGCTTGTCAAAATCGAGGAAACTTGTGAGACCCTGCAAGCTGAGAAGGACATGCTGCGCAACTCTGAGATGATGCTGATGCAGGAGAATAAGACATTGTTACAACAACACAAAGATCAGTCTAGCTTGCTAGTCAATCTACAGAGCCTACAG AACAAACTTGAAAGGTCAGAGTTTGAGACTCGTACCAGACTTGAAGGACAGGTTGAAGCGCTACAAAAGGAGTCTAACCTCGCCAAACGTCAACTGGAGATGGATAATACACACCACAAGAATCTTATCAAAACCCTTGAG AAccgagtccaagagctgcaaacTCAGATTGACACAGAGAGCAGGAGTAACCAGCAGGCCCGGGATATGCTTGTGAGAAACACTAAGGAGATGGAGAGACTTGAGTTCAAG AACACTGAAGTTAAAGCCCAGCTGGAGGCAGCTGAAAAAAGAGTTCATGAACTACTTTCTAAAGAACCAAACAGTGACCAAG ATATTGACAAAATGAGAAAAGAAACTGAAGAAAAGTTCAAGACTGATCTTCAAGATACCGAGCTTAAGCTCAAAGATGCAGAAGCTAAAATCAAAG atCTTGAGACACAGCTCGAACAGGCCAAGTTGCATGCTGAGCAATTCAAGTCCATGTCAGGGGCGAATGACGAAGCCCTTCGTGAAGTAAACAAG TCAACTGAAGAATTCAAATCAAACATGGAGTCCCAAGTCAGGGCTGCCAAGGAGCAAGCGAGCTTCTTGCAAGGGCAAGTTCAAGGGCTTGAGATCAACAACAGTAACCTTACCGTGGAGAACAGCAAATTGAAGAGAGAGTCGGAAAGGCAGATCAAGGAACTACAGGAGATACTAGGGACATTGAGGAAAGAGCTGGACGAGGCGCATAACCAGGCTCGATCTGCCTGTGCCAATGAACTAGTGGCCATGGAAGAGCTCAGAGAACAGACCAAGATTGCTTCAGAG TGCCAGGAAAAGTATGAACGTGAGTTGATGCTCCATGCCAAGGACGTCCAGGCCCTTTCAGACGCTAAGGAGGAG CTTGCTGGCCACAATGACAGACTCACAGAAGCCGTTGACCGTGCAGTGTCCGCAGAACAGAAACTGCAGACTCTGCAGAACGCCGTGGATGGGCAAAGAAAGGAGCACGAAAAAGCCATAGAGAAGCTCCAGTCTCGATGCGCGGATCTGGTCGACCAGAACTCAAACCTTCACAAACAGCTAGAGAGGCTGGTTAACCAAATGGCCTCATCAAAGAAGACTTCTCTAAGCACTTCTGACATGCCGGCTTCGAGTGCTGATGACTCAAGTGAAGCCTCCAAGGGCATAGAAGATCTCTGGGAAATCGTCAG ATTCTCAAGACGCGAGCTCGAGATTGCTGAGACTAAGTGTGAGCTCGCTCAGACGGAAAGTCTACGCTACCAACAGAGGTCAGAATTCCTGGAAAAACAGCTCAAGACGGCTCAAGCAAGTCTACAAGAAGAGGCATCACAAGCTGAC ATCGATGCACAGTCGACGACACTTGAGCTCGCTGAAGCCAATAAGATACTTAATGATGAGAAACAGAAGCTTGAGCAGGAAATGAAGGCTATGGAAGGCAAA ATTAAGAAAATGGATGCAGAACTGCAAAGTGTCAAGGATGCTAACCGTAACCTGACCAGTTCAAAGGACTCCATGCTTGCCGAGAAAAATGCTATGAAAAGTGAG ATTATGCGTTGGTCGACAAAGACGAACCAGCTGATGGAACAGTACCGCAATGTTGATCCAGACGAGTACAAGCGCATGACAGAAGAGAAAAAGCAGTTCCAACAGCATGTAGCAAGCCTGAAGAGCGAGAGCCAGCGCAGTAAGACATTGCTTGAGAATGTCAGGAATGAGCTGACAAAAACTAAGGCAGAATTGACCAAAGTACAGGCTGAACTATTGAATGTGAAG AACGACCAGCAGAAAGCTCAAAGTCAAATGGAAGCAATCAAGTCGCAGAGCACATCAGTAGAGGGTAAGAACCAAGCAGAGGTAGATGCCCTTAAGAAATCCCTCGAGGAGAAGACGGAAGAGATGAATGAAAAGATCAAGACACTCAACCAG GTTAAGCGCATTGCACGCcgttacaaaacacaatttgatGAGCAGAGCAAAGAATTTAATGAAGTAAAGAAGAAGCTGGAGGACCTTCGTAAGGCGCCCCCCACTCCTTCCCAGCCTGCCTCTGCCCCGGCTGATACTGCTGGCCCAGCTGCCGAGGGCTCAGACGCCAGTCCGTACCAGACTAAGATCAAGGAGCTGGAGGAGCAGGTGAAGTTACTGCAGAGTGAAGTTCAGGGACATGAAGAGCAAGTCAGTACGCTCAAGAAGGCTGAGGATCAGAGCAAG GCTCAAGTTaaggaaaaggaagaaaagagCAAAAAGGTTCTAATCCAGGCTAGAGAGAAAATACAGCAGTTGACTG CACTAAAGGACAAACTATCTGCCGAAAATGAAGACCTGCGGAAAATGGCAAAAGCTGCGAGTGAAGCCAAAGAGTCCCTGTCCCAGCGCAGTTCAGAGCTCGAGATGAGGTTATCAGTCCTGCAGTCACAGTACGAAAGTCGACTCGCCAAGATAGAGAAAGAGCTTACCGAAGCCAAGGCGGAAAAGGAAATGACAGAGAAGAGTAAAGCAGAATTAGAAGAGCTACAACAGAAAGAAAAAGC GGAGATGGAGCAACTTCAGCAGAAACTCCAACAGCAACAGAAGCAGATCCAGCAGCAGATCCAGCAGCAGCAAATGAGGCTAACATCACTCACCACAACAACTAGCAGCACAACACGACCTCAGGGGGACACTGCCGGGCCTGATAATAGCCAGCAACCGG aaATTGCCGCTGTTATTGCTACTCCAATATCTTCAGTTCCACCCACAGCAACCATCAAACCGACGACTACTCCCACCTCTATCAAACCATCTGCCGCTAAAACTGCCAGCATCCGCCCCATGGCTATTCCCCAACACATCACCCCTACCGCCACAGTCCTCCCCACAGTGACCTCAACAGCTCAGGACACGCCCACCTCCACCACGGCTATTGTACACCCCAGGGGTCAAGCCTATGCTGTGTCTACTGTTGCTGCCAGCAGCCAGGTCTCTGTCCAGCCTGTCATGTCAACACCAGAGATCGTCGTGGGAGGTTCCATTGAGACACTCACAGCTGAGGCAGAGTCAGAAGGAGGGGCCGGTGGACAAGACAG TCCGGCGGAGCAGGAAACTATAACAGTTCCCTCTACATCATCTGGGAAACGGCAACGTGAGGAAGAACAAGAAAGTGAAAG GACGTCTACGCAAGTGCTGGAAAAGGAACCGACGTCCAAGAAATTAAAAACCACTGAG GCGGTTGAGACAGAAGCTGGAGCAGAAGCAGGCCAGTGGGAAGTCCCTGAGATGGAGATGAACGCAGCTGTTGGTCGAGAATCACCCGAAGTAGTCCTCATTGAGAGTGACGATGGGGAAGACGACGAAGAGG tgGATGAAGAAATGGACGACGAAGAAGGTGAAGAGATGATGGAAGATGAAGACGAAGAGGCAGATAAGGGAGATGAAGAGGAAGAAGAGGAAGGAGATGTGGAAGAAGAAGAGGATGAGGAAGAAGACGAAATCGAGGAAGAGGACTATGACGAGGATATTGGCGACGACGACGACCTAGAAGAGGAAGCGGAGGAGGTGGCAGAGAGGAAAGCGCCAGCTGTAGTTGACGTTGTTGAGGTGATTGATGAGGATGAGTGCGTAGAAGAAGAGGAGACACAGCCAACAGTCGAAG atgaggaggaggagaaagAGGAAGAGGTGGCAGGGCTGGAGGAGGAAGAGGGAACTTCGGGAGAAGTGCCAGGCGAGGCAGTAGAACAGGAGGTAGCAGGCATTATGGAGGACGCCTCTAATTCACAGCAGGCCGAG GTTTCGAGAGAAAACGTGTCTGTATCCCCAGCTATTCGTGGACTCACTCCAACCATATCGTCGTCGTCACAGTTTGCCAGTCAGCAAGAAGAGCCTGCGACTAGTGGAAGGCTATCAGCGTCTGATCGTTCAGGGAGACTTCGCTCGCACTTAGCACCATTCTCGTTCCCGCCA GGCCAGTCGGCACCAGGTCCGTTTGACGAGGCTGATGACTGCACCGTACCGAGCACACCCACACTCTTTGTACCCAAACGCACCGACGGTTTTGCTGAAGCTATAAGGTATGGTCAATGTTTTTCCTACCCGAACGCACCGACGGTTTTGCTGAAGCTATAA